The following coding sequences are from one Gossypium raimondii isolate GPD5lz chromosome 4, ASM2569854v1, whole genome shotgun sequence window:
- the LOC105779575 gene encoding uncharacterized protein LOC105779575 isoform X2 — MFLFEGSFGNILHTGDCRLTPECLQNLPEKYIGRKGKEPQCRFDYVFLDCTFGRFSRNLPSKHSAIHQVINCIWKHPNAPVVYLTCDLLGQEEILTSVSLTFGSKIYVDKAKNADYFQSLTIIAPEILSEDPTSRFQVFDGFPKLSERATIMFAEAQANFQHEPVIIRPSAMWYVCEEERLEMDSRRKIRFNEAIKDQFGIWHVCYSMHSSREELEWALKLLAPKRVVSTTPSCRAMELDYVRKHCFDSYINSDDSLWKLLDIDMEPCPQVNSPVKTVACSPMVEVSTLTCVESELRPINVSSCKKRLLSLSPPSKRPPVTLFGRARLSLHDPDFPPEEKCISTRDNPLCVVNEMKQLVIVHNTNEDSENRLQNELMAEGSALQCKKLVTTETVEERLENKLEAVQTVMQSEERRWDTYHEYRYENKQADEITLQCENLTRKETNKCSYSIGYSKGYSDNFRKLYRSMNAPVPKPLPSLVVLRNAIKRSRGN; from the exons ATGTTCTTGTTTGAAGGCAGTTTTGGTAACATCTTGCATACCGGAGACTGTAGACTCACCCCAGAGTGCCTCCAAAATTTACCTGAGAAGTATATTGGCAGGAAAGGAAAAGAGCCACAATGTCGTTTTGATTATGTTTTTCTAGACTGCACTTTTGGTAGATTCTCTCGAAATCTACCCAGCAAGCATTCAGCAATCCATCAG GTTATCAATTGTATATGGAAGCATCCAAATGCACCCGTGGTGTATCTAACATGTGACCTTCTGGGTCAGGAAGAGATTCTCACCAGCGTGTCCCTAACCTTTGGGTCCAAGATTTATGTTGATAAGGCAAAAAATGCTGATTATTTCCAATCACTGACTATCATAGCTCCTGAAATCCTTTCGGAAGATCCAACTTCTCGTTTCCAGGTGTTTGATGGTTTCCCTAAACTATCTGAACGAGCAACAATAATGTTTGCTGAGGCCCAAGCTAATTTTCAGCATGAGCCCGTCATTATACGACCTTCAGCAATGTGGTATGTATGCGAGGAAGAGCGTTTAGAAATGGATAGTCGAaggaagataagatttaatGAAGCAATAAAGGATCAGTTTGGTATTTGGCATGTCTGTTATTCTATGCACTCATCAAGGGAAGAGCTAGAGTGGGCTTTGAAACTTCTTGCTCCTAAAAGAGTTGTATCTACAACCCCCAGCTGTCGAGCAATGGAGTTGGATTATGTTAGGAAGCACTGTTTTGATTCCTACATAAATTCTGATGATTCTCTTTGGAAGCTTCTGGACATTGACATGGAACCCTGTCCACAAGTAAATTCACCTGTCAAAACTGTAGCTTGTTCTCCCATGGTTGAAGTATCCACCCTAACTTGTGTAGAATCTGAACTGCGGCCTATTAATGTATCATCTTGCAAGAAAAGGCTCTTGAGTTTGTCTCCTCCAAGCAAAAGGCCACCTGTAACACTTTTTGGTCGGGCAAGGCTTAGCCTTCATGATCCTGATTTTCCACCTGAGGAAAAATGCATATCTACAAGAGACAACCCTCTTTGTGTTGTCAATGAAATGAAGCAACTAGTTATAGTCCATAACACCAATGAAGATTCTGAGAATAGATTGCAAAATGAGCTGATGGCAGAAGGCTCTGCACTGCAATGTAAGAAGTTGGTGACTACGGAAACTGTCGAGGAAAGATTAGAGAACAAGCTAGAGGCAGTTCAAACTGTTATGCAAAGTGAGGAGAGGAGATGGGATACTTACCACGAGTACAGATATGAAAACAAACAGGCTGATGAGATTACACTGCAATGTGAGAATCTGACAAGGAAGGAAACTAACAAGTGTTCTTACTCTATCGGATATTCAAAGGGCTACAGTGACAACTTCCGAAAGTTGTACCGGTCAATGAATGCACCTGTGCCTAAGCCTCTTCCCTCTTTAGTGGTGCTAAGGAATGCCATCAAACGGTCCAGGGGAAATTAA